A portion of the Corynebacterium rouxii genome contains these proteins:
- a CDS encoding phage tail tape measure protein: protein MAGGKIDILVEPDVKGFGPKMEAGLRPALGVAGKLGGALGLAFAGAGIAGLGKEIIDVGNTYRTEMNSLQAVTQASGAAMEAAAAKARALGNDMDLPATSAGDAAAAMTELAKGGFTLQESMEAAKGTLQLAAAAQIDAASAATIQSQALQAFGLTADYASTAADVLSGAANASSAEITGIAHGLQQAGTVAHQFGVSMEDTATTLAVFANAGIQGSDAGTLMKSALLALTDQGKPAQAAIEELGLTVYDAHGKFVGMSDLFDQLNLAASRMTDEQYQAATATLFGSDAMRLAGIAAQQGAEGFNRTRSAVTRAGQAAELAAAQTQGLPGAIEMVGNAWEETALGIYTSIEGPLTSGLKGLAEGITGLAPTIADFSATAVGAFADLAGSAAALGGAFTQLPSEVQHLGLALGGLAIAKHTGAIGAFSSKVKSAKSGIAGFRTDIASTRGAFQELGGSISKTSAAMLVLGERVPAIGKMGDAYHGASSKLKTVAAAHREAATAARAQWIAEKDLFTAVDRLGASMGHGAAAKAASFAGTMKGSVAAAISGVKSAAGGLISMLGGPWGAAFLAAGWAVGEVSSELAKARKQQELLREATLRTADSQREMATAIVSGDTAGAIKSMTTALDEFIERQQQLAETKPGKISGVMSTLWEAAKNGGDIVSSAGKTAGNTVIAENAERVSEAFKKVGISSTEMSTAISGSDEKFSALINRFDQTTEGGRTAVAQLKHQRTEWQRINEETKNLAPGALEVSDAFSKIAESSTSAADKVKALNAVLDHMFGQEQSKDDAAAALAEHIDKVSDAAANAVDSADGFGNALLKADGKLDLTQKNARGLRQELIGFRDELANVAATGGDMTEAWSQTQGALDQLAEKYGLTSEQVQDLAASMGLVPSVIETAVNIEADPAKADLATVWAQADQLREKLGQPVEMRVADVEKAINDLSALGLKVDVINAQTGQIKVTADTEQALQNLDMVVTSTASVDQLQAGVKIDIDDQKFRLGAEDVKTLTSELDGLEVSASAQLKIDDLIAGKETSVEELRALSAEVADPKAKMVIDQLIADKTAALGHLNEVAQQNPTPKIGANTSELKSRVGEAMNLINQIPLVRTITLKAIKAGSWLTGHADGGIAGFATGGRLPVYGPGTDRVDGILGVGSDGMPVARVDAGEWVINRRSSEKYHDVLAQINAGTFPVFATGGVIKSADEIKRGIAFMDSTRYKMGGWDEGGVDCSGGVSGTVNVGMGLDFFDSRMSTVTEGKWLDAKGALPGRGGLGDITIGWWDQGGGASGHTALQLQDGTFVESGGNTGGGFTVGKTAGPLEGRGFTDWRHFKGNGEVSESDRTSTIGSSSRGDANWGSAHELHSLAERYVGLYDQGGYLPHGGLALNLSGKPEPVFTAGQWSKMDQLLGLMGKVVQQGSGGLGFLSHSQLVIDAEKGLAETRKSIAEETVDLRKKEEAVADVRKGLTKAEKDFNDLRDKSTDAAKRLEAAERTVVAARFKAAADMVTGVSEALQAGIGHIQKYFSVMGDLAEMVEKTRQEVSKLQMQQTTNRLQLIKSVQDLQVKEWDLYRARAVGAVSVAQAEAELDKARRQQAKLGATSIEAMSGAMDRFRRTGIFSIEEVTASVIENSSAVRAAQWQVEAARAQAAIDELEATHAQAEAQLQVAEATLAQNAAAEMLRLNTAALTEQARELYGMTANQARGAAAGFGGIGRVVGGLGKVLGGILSGLAGFAVGGPVGALAGAGMAVGGISDIARGSIDIRNNKGELSDAWKGMSVGDRVALIAGSAGGAALSIGGGALAGQLGPDAAVGGAKLADQWMDATIGSMAYSVESKIAAMQRRQADKQSALSTAIEAQKLQLEAKKLSAQTEHAAKADALKAQLDYAQLQKQLAEASTKREAEALAKAAEVAAQRREAMLVLAQRQTAQQDETNRQLALLVEAQRAAAKKAGINTSPVEFTLPEGDAFTRGQTEAMLREVRDEYERRIAALTQVDANRFVDSKIG, encoded by the coding sequence TCTGCTGGTGATGCTGCTGCTGCGATGACGGAACTGGCTAAAGGCGGTTTCACCCTCCAAGAGTCGATGGAGGCTGCGAAGGGTACGCTTCAGTTGGCTGCAGCTGCTCAAATTGATGCAGCCTCCGCCGCGACTATCCAATCGCAGGCTCTTCAGGCATTCGGACTGACAGCAGACTATGCCTCAACAGCGGCAGATGTTCTATCAGGTGCCGCGAATGCGTCTTCTGCTGAGATCACCGGAATCGCCCATGGCCTGCAGCAGGCAGGAACGGTTGCCCATCAATTCGGTGTTTCGATGGAAGACACGGCGACGACGTTGGCGGTCTTTGCGAATGCGGGCATCCAAGGCTCTGATGCCGGTACGCTGATGAAATCGGCGTTGCTGGCGTTGACTGATCAAGGCAAACCTGCGCAAGCGGCCATCGAAGAGCTGGGATTGACGGTCTATGATGCTCACGGAAAATTCGTGGGAATGTCTGACCTTTTTGACCAGCTCAATCTCGCTGCGTCACGAATGACAGATGAGCAATACCAAGCCGCAACAGCAACCCTTTTCGGATCAGACGCTATGCGTCTTGCAGGCATTGCAGCGCAGCAGGGCGCTGAGGGATTCAACCGCACTCGCTCAGCGGTGACTAGGGCCGGCCAAGCAGCAGAACTAGCTGCCGCGCAAACCCAAGGTCTGCCAGGTGCAATCGAAATGGTCGGTAACGCGTGGGAGGAAACTGCCCTTGGTATCTACACCTCGATCGAAGGACCTTTAACTAGCGGCCTGAAAGGCCTAGCCGAAGGGATCACAGGACTTGCCCCCACAATTGCTGATTTCTCAGCAACCGCTGTAGGAGCTTTCGCAGATCTAGCAGGATCAGCAGCAGCACTAGGAGGAGCGTTTACCCAGCTCCCATCCGAGGTCCAGCACCTCGGTCTAGCACTCGGTGGACTAGCCATCGCCAAGCACACCGGAGCCATTGGTGCATTCAGCTCAAAAGTTAAATCCGCCAAAAGCGGAATTGCTGGATTCCGAACTGACATCGCCTCAACACGAGGGGCATTTCAGGAACTCGGCGGCTCGATTTCAAAAACATCAGCAGCAATGCTCGTCCTTGGTGAGCGTGTCCCTGCCATCGGCAAAATGGGGGATGCTTATCATGGGGCATCATCCAAGCTGAAAACCGTTGCAGCAGCACACCGCGAAGCAGCCACAGCAGCACGCGCCCAGTGGATCGCAGAAAAAGACCTCTTCACCGCCGTTGATCGTCTGGGTGCATCAATGGGGCATGGGGCTGCAGCCAAGGCAGCGTCTTTCGCAGGAACAATGAAGGGAAGCGTGGCCGCCGCAATTTCTGGGGTGAAGTCCGCCGCAGGTGGCCTCATCAGCATGCTTGGTGGCCCCTGGGGTGCGGCGTTTCTTGCGGCTGGCTGGGCAGTCGGTGAAGTATCTAGCGAGCTAGCAAAAGCCCGAAAACAGCAAGAACTCCTCAGAGAAGCAACACTTCGCACCGCCGACTCTCAACGAGAGATGGCAACAGCGATCGTCTCAGGGGACACCGCTGGTGCGATCAAATCCATGACAACCGCCCTCGATGAATTCATCGAAAGACAACAACAGCTTGCCGAAACGAAACCGGGCAAAATTAGCGGAGTTATGAGCACACTATGGGAAGCAGCCAAAAACGGCGGCGACATAGTAAGCAGTGCTGGAAAAACAGCCGGTAACACGGTAATCGCAGAAAACGCCGAACGAGTATCCGAAGCATTTAAAAAAGTCGGCATTTCCTCTACCGAAATGTCAACAGCCATCTCAGGCAGCGACGAAAAATTCTCAGCACTCATCAACCGCTTCGACCAAACCACCGAAGGCGGCCGCACCGCAGTCGCACAACTCAAACACCAACGCACCGAATGGCAACGCATCAACGAGGAAACAAAAAACCTCGCGCCGGGAGCGTTGGAGGTATCAGACGCATTCTCGAAGATTGCAGAATCGTCGACATCAGCTGCGGATAAAGTTAAAGCCCTTAACGCCGTGCTCGACCATATGTTTGGGCAAGAGCAGTCGAAAGATGACGCTGCAGCAGCCCTTGCTGAGCATATCGACAAGGTCAGCGATGCTGCCGCTAATGCAGTGGATTCAGCCGATGGATTTGGCAACGCTCTGCTGAAAGCAGATGGGAAGCTCGATCTCACTCAGAAGAATGCGCGTGGCTTGCGGCAAGAACTTATTGGCTTCCGCGACGAGCTGGCGAATGTAGCTGCCACAGGCGGGGATATGACCGAGGCATGGTCCCAGACACAGGGTGCGCTGGATCAGCTCGCAGAAAAGTATGGGCTAACTTCTGAGCAGGTGCAGGATCTTGCTGCATCGATGGGGCTTGTGCCGTCGGTTATTGAAACGGCGGTCAATATCGAAGCGGATCCGGCAAAGGCGGATCTGGCCACGGTATGGGCGCAGGCTGACCAATTGCGTGAAAAACTTGGCCAGCCAGTAGAAATGCGTGTTGCAGATGTAGAGAAGGCGATTAATGATCTCTCTGCGCTGGGTCTGAAAGTTGATGTCATCAACGCACAGACTGGCCAGATTAAGGTGACTGCTGATACTGAGCAGGCGCTGCAGAATCTCGATATGGTGGTGACGTCAACTGCCAGCGTTGATCAGCTTCAAGCTGGTGTGAAGATTGATATTGATGATCAGAAGTTCCGGCTTGGCGCGGAAGATGTGAAGACTCTGACATCTGAGCTCGACGGGCTAGAGGTATCAGCTTCTGCTCAACTAAAGATTGATGATCTTATCGCAGGTAAGGAAACGTCGGTGGAAGAGCTGCGTGCTCTATCTGCAGAAGTGGCTGACCCGAAAGCGAAGATGGTCATTGATCAGCTCATCGCAGATAAAACAGCAGCGTTGGGTCATCTCAATGAGGTCGCTCAGCAAAACCCGACTCCGAAAATCGGAGCTAATACAAGTGAACTGAAGTCAAGAGTCGGGGAAGCGATGAATCTCATCAATCAGATCCCACTCGTGAGAACGATAACGCTGAAAGCAATCAAAGCGGGCAGCTGGCTTACTGGACATGCTGACGGCGGTATTGCTGGTTTTGCAACTGGCGGACGACTTCCGGTTTATGGTCCAGGTACTGATCGTGTAGATGGAATTCTTGGGGTCGGGTCTGATGGGATGCCGGTCGCTCGCGTTGATGCTGGCGAATGGGTGATCAATCGTAGGTCGTCTGAGAAATATCACGATGTTTTGGCTCAAATCAACGCTGGTACTTTTCCTGTTTTTGCCACTGGTGGTGTGATCAAATCAGCAGATGAGATCAAACGTGGAATCGCATTCATGGATAGCACCCGCTACAAAATGGGCGGATGGGATGAAGGGGGTGTTGACTGTTCTGGCGGTGTCTCCGGAACGGTAAATGTCGGCATGGGGCTCGATTTTTTCGATTCCCGTATGTCAACAGTTACTGAAGGGAAATGGCTCGATGCGAAGGGAGCATTGCCGGGCCGAGGCGGCCTAGGTGACATCACGATCGGTTGGTGGGATCAAGGCGGTGGAGCTTCCGGACATACTGCACTGCAGTTGCAGGATGGAACCTTCGTCGAATCAGGCGGTAACACCGGCGGTGGTTTCACCGTCGGCAAGACTGCAGGCCCGCTAGAAGGAAGAGGTTTTACCGATTGGCGTCATTTCAAAGGCAATGGGGAAGTCAGTGAATCAGATCGAACAAGCACCATTGGATCGAGCAGTCGTGGTGATGCTAACTGGGGATCTGCACATGAGTTGCATTCTCTGGCTGAAAGGTATGTGGGTCTTTATGACCAGGGAGGCTACCTCCCGCATGGTGGACTGGCTCTAAATCTCTCAGGAAAGCCTGAGCCGGTTTTTACTGCGGGGCAGTGGTCAAAAATGGACCAGCTTCTCGGCCTGATGGGCAAGGTAGTGCAGCAAGGCAGCGGAGGGTTAGGATTCCTCTCTCATTCTCAGCTTGTCATTGATGCGGAGAAAGGGCTTGCTGAAACTCGAAAGAGTATCGCAGAGGAAACGGTGGATCTTCGGAAGAAGGAAGAAGCCGTCGCCGACGTGAGAAAGGGGCTGACAAAGGCCGAGAAGGATTTCAATGATCTGCGTGATAAATCGACGGATGCTGCAAAGCGGCTAGAGGCAGCTGAACGGACTGTCGTCGCGGCACGATTTAAGGCAGCTGCGGACATGGTCACAGGTGTGAGTGAGGCGCTACAGGCTGGTATTGGTCACATCCAGAAGTATTTTTCTGTGATGGGAGACCTCGCGGAGATGGTCGAGAAGACCCGCCAAGAAGTCTCAAAGCTGCAGATGCAGCAGACAACGAATCGCCTGCAGTTGATTAAGTCGGTACAAGATCTCCAGGTAAAAGAGTGGGATCTGTACAGAGCTCGTGCTGTGGGCGCGGTGTCTGTCGCGCAGGCTGAGGCGGAGTTGGACAAGGCGCGTCGTCAGCAGGCGAAGCTAGGGGCAACGTCGATCGAGGCGATGAGCGGTGCGATGGACAGATTCCGACGCACGGGAATCTTTTCGATTGAGGAAGTCACAGCGTCTGTGATTGAGAATTCCTCTGCTGTCAGGGCCGCGCAGTGGCAAGTCGAGGCTGCCAGAGCACAGGCGGCGATTGATGAGCTGGAGGCTACACATGCACAGGCGGAAGCTCAGCTGCAGGTGGCTGAGGCGACATTGGCGCAGAATGCTGCAGCAGAAATGCTCAGGCTTAATACTGCTGCTCTCACTGAGCAGGCACGTGAGCTTTATGGAATGACGGCGAATCAGGCGCGCGGTGCTGCAGCCGGGTTTGGTGGTATTGGGCGCGTCGTCGGTGGGTTAGGAAAAGTTCTTGGTGGAATTCTCAGTGGCCTTGCTGGATTTGCTGTTGGCGGCCCCGTCGGTGCTTTAGCTGGTGCAGGGATGGCCGTGGGCGGTATTTCTGATATTGCTCGTGGCAGCATCGATATCAGAAACAACAAGGGTGAACTCTCTGACGCGTGGAAGGGCATGTCGGTCGGCGACAGGGTGGCCCTTATTGCAGGGTCTGCAGGTGGCGCTGCTCTGTCGATTGGTGGTGGTGCTCTAGCCGGCCAACTTGGCCCTGACGCTGCTGTCGGTGGAGCGAAGCTCGCTGATCAGTGGATGGATGCGACAATTGGTTCGATGGCCTATAGCGTCGAATCAAAGATCGCGGCCATGCAGCGTCGCCAAGCGGACAAACAATCTGCTTTATCCACTGCGATTGAGGCGCAAAAGCTCCAGCTAGAGGCGAAAAAGCTCTCTGCTCAAACAGAGCATGCCGCAAAGGCAGATGCGCTGAAAGCACAGCTGGATTACGCGCAACTACAGAAACAGCTCGCAGAGGCGTCGACGAAGCGGGAAGCGGAAGCTCTCGCTAAGGCTGCAGAGGTTGCAGCGCAGCGTCGTGAAGCAATGCTGGTTTTGGCTCAGCGTCAAACCGCGCAGCAAGACGAGACGAACAGACAACTTGCGTTGCTTGTGGAGGCCCAGCGGGCAGCTGCGAAAAAAGCGGGGATTAATACTAGCCCAGTGGAATTCACGTTGCCGGAAGGTGATGCATTCACCCGAGGGCAGACAGAGGCGATGCTGCGTGAGGTCAGAGATGAGTATGAGCGGCGCATTGCAGCTTTGACTCAGGTTGATGCGAATCGTTTTGTTGACTCCAAGATTGGATAG
- a CDS encoding peptidoglycan recognition protein family protein: protein MKDWAQVLPDNVRLLAKHYTPGRGGRNIKHVTIHHMAMIGGINECWNVWQSRPASGHYAVGPDGSVGQLVWDRDTAWGNANLISNQETIIIEHSNSGGPSQDWPIGEQTLEAGAHLVAALCRFYNLGRPVSGRNVRFHHIESGGLTSCPYHLRPGHRYHDHYIARAQFWYDHMTKPASPSHIEENIFMALSSDEQRELLAKTRDIWNALRAPEPSRVEGSIYEAPLTEYIMQTDRKVEELHVAYAGQASAVQKALDALAEESAKHDPAEEVHDHA from the coding sequence ATGAAAGACTGGGCACAAGTACTACCCGACAACGTCCGTTTGCTGGCCAAGCACTACACGCCTGGCCGTGGTGGTCGGAACATCAAGCACGTCACCATCCATCACATGGCCATGATCGGCGGCATCAACGAATGCTGGAACGTCTGGCAGTCCAGGCCAGCGAGTGGGCATTATGCCGTTGGCCCTGATGGATCAGTTGGCCAGCTTGTTTGGGATCGAGACACCGCTTGGGGAAATGCCAATCTCATTTCCAACCAGGAAACAATCATCATTGAGCATTCCAACAGTGGCGGCCCATCCCAAGACTGGCCAATCGGAGAACAAACCCTGGAAGCTGGTGCGCACCTAGTTGCAGCCCTTTGCCGGTTCTATAACCTAGGCCGGCCCGTATCGGGCAGGAATGTGAGATTCCACCACATTGAAAGTGGTGGGCTTACATCTTGCCCGTATCACCTGCGGCCAGGGCACAGGTACCACGATCACTACATTGCGCGGGCGCAGTTCTGGTACGACCACATGACGAAGCCCGCATCACCATCACACATTGAGGAGAATATTTTCATGGCACTATCATCTGACGAGCAGCGCGAATTACTCGCGAAAACCCGAGACATCTGGAACGCTTTGCGCGCTCCTGAGCCTTCCCGGGTGGAGGGGTCCATATATGAGGCTCCACTAACGGAGTACATTATGCAAACAGACCGAAAGGTCGAAGAGCTACATGTTGCTTATGCAGGTCAAGCATCTGCGGTTCAGAAAGCTCTCGATGCGCTTGCCGAGGAATCAGCGAAGCATGATCCAGCAGAAGAGGTGCATGATCATGCTTAG
- a CDS encoding holin, with protein sequence MLSKEFWKDLAERAIKTFAQALLAVLAVGVPIWELDWSGAFGIAATATVMSVLTSIASISVGTQGTASVVSSPARHRKE encoded by the coding sequence ATGCTTAGTAAGGAGTTTTGGAAAGATTTGGCCGAGCGTGCGATCAAGACTTTTGCGCAGGCACTGCTTGCTGTGCTGGCTGTCGGGGTGCCGATATGGGAGCTGGACTGGTCAGGTGCTTTTGGCATTGCTGCTACGGCCACAGTGATGAGTGTTTTGACATCGATTGCCTCGATCAGTGTCGGTACTCAGGGGACTGCTAGTGTGGTGTCGTCTCCTGCGCGCCACCGTAAGGAGTAG
- a CDS encoding SLC13 family permease — MSTPITHESSSHALAEDAEVHGKNENRRQFTGLFAGLILAVLIYLVFPESSVDMVQGVDPDGEYSYNALRITAAIAVLMGVWWMTEAIPLAATALVPLVAFPVLQVIPFAKISAPYASPTIFLFMGGFILALGMQRWNLHRRLALSVVLLVGTKPKQLIAGFMLATGFLSMWVSNTATAVVMLPIGISVLQLTAESVGGMKAQKKFATALMLAIAYSASIGSLGTIIGTPPNALMVAYMAENHDIHIGFGTWMLVGVPLAIVYMAIAWLVLVSVFKPEVDSIPGGREMIKAELTKMGSMKFGEAATAVIFTGAALSWVFVPLLIDVFQWKIEIADAAIGLIASMLLFMIPADRKTGVRLMDWKTANELPWDVLLLFGGGLALSKMFSDSGLSLWIGEIAKGLGSLPLILLIAAIAALVLLLTEFTSNTATAATFLPIMAGVAVGIGLNANGDQNILLLTIPVALSATCAFMLPVATPPNAIAYGSGHVRIGDMVKGGVWLNLIGVVLVTLATYFLAIPVFNIVL, encoded by the coding sequence GTGAGTACACCGATTACACATGAGTCTTCGTCTCATGCTCTTGCTGAGGATGCAGAGGTCCATGGGAAGAATGAGAACCGCCGGCAGTTTACGGGTTTGTTCGCTGGTTTGATTCTTGCCGTTTTGATTTATTTGGTGTTCCCTGAGTCGTCTGTGGACATGGTTCAGGGTGTGGATCCGGATGGGGAGTATAGCTATAACGCGTTGCGTATTACTGCTGCTATTGCGGTGTTGATGGGTGTGTGGTGGATGACGGAGGCTATTCCGTTGGCTGCGACGGCGTTGGTGCCGTTGGTGGCGTTTCCTGTTCTTCAGGTGATTCCGTTTGCGAAGATTTCTGCGCCGTATGCGTCGCCGACGATTTTCCTTTTTATGGGTGGCTTTATTTTGGCGTTGGGTATGCAGCGTTGGAATTTGCATCGTCGGTTGGCGTTGAGTGTGGTGCTGTTGGTTGGTACGAAGCCTAAGCAGTTGATTGCTGGGTTTATGCTGGCTACGGGCTTTTTGTCGATGTGGGTGTCTAATACTGCGACGGCTGTTGTGATGCTTCCGATTGGTATTTCAGTGTTGCAGTTGACTGCTGAGTCGGTGGGCGGCATGAAGGCGCAGAAGAAGTTTGCTACTGCGTTGATGTTGGCGATTGCGTATTCGGCGTCGATTGGTTCTTTGGGCACGATTATTGGTACGCCTCCGAATGCGTTGATGGTGGCGTATATGGCGGAGAACCATGACATCCATATTGGTTTTGGTACGTGGATGCTGGTTGGTGTGCCGTTGGCGATTGTTTATATGGCGATTGCTTGGTTGGTGCTGGTGTCTGTGTTTAAGCCTGAGGTGGATTCGATTCCTGGTGGTCGCGAAATGATTAAGGCGGAGTTGACCAAGATGGGGTCGATGAAGTTTGGCGAGGCTGCTACTGCGGTGATTTTTACGGGTGCGGCGTTGTCGTGGGTGTTTGTTCCGTTGCTTATCGACGTTTTCCAGTGGAAGATTGAGATTGCGGATGCGGCGATTGGTCTGATTGCTTCGATGCTGCTGTTTATGATCCCTGCGGATCGTAAGACTGGTGTGCGTTTGATGGATTGGAAGACCGCGAATGAGTTGCCGTGGGATGTGCTGTTGCTGTTCGGCGGCGGTTTGGCATTGTCTAAGATGTTCTCTGATTCTGGTTTGTCGTTGTGGATTGGTGAGATTGCCAAGGGTCTGGGTTCGCTGCCGCTGATTCTGTTGATCGCTGCGATTGCGGCGCTGGTTTTGCTGCTCACGGAGTTCACGTCGAATACTGCGACGGCTGCGACGTTCCTGCCGATCATGGCCGGTGTGGCTGTGGGTATCGGTCTGAACGCTAATGGTGACCAGAACATCTTGTTGCTGACCATCCCAGTGGCGCTGTCGGCTACCTGTGCGTTCATGCTGCCGGTTGCGACGCCTCCGAATGCGATCGCTTACGGCTCCGGCCACGTGCGCATTGGCGACATGGTCAAGGGCGGCGTGTGGCTCAACTTGATCGGTGTGGTGCTCGTAACCCTTGCGACATACTTCCTTGCCATTCCAGTATTCAACATCGTCCTCTAG
- a CDS encoding polysaccharide deacetylase family protein yields the protein MNSVHFSRISTFLAACLLATGCITGCTISTQNTPVSESDSSTSSSQSSQDVELTVDAASGMVSTNSPQLPIHVQWPVLEGHEKLSEAIAVWAEGEAREFIGEYGPREVNPSELNGSGEQVRDGDVVALRLTLEEFGGANAASMSRMFFSSGDRVWQGPDVIAQDRRVDAARAVLHQLGDRVASGVSADEVAGIPHLFGDVLVEGDVVHVRLPQASVLASSEGIVEVDIPSAGLLSEDGRRLLPPAPVPPPMPQLPQVQSRGAEPVDCSVLKCVALTFDDGPGPYTSQILDTLDSRGVKATFFEIATAIPRFPEVVRRQVASGMEVGSHTVTHRQLPLLPLAEQQQEADGASDRLVEAGAPRPVMMRPPYGAWNQDTKRLGYSLILWNVDSEDWKNRDAQVTTNNIMAQVRPGSIVLMHDIHPSTAAALPGIIDRLQEQGYTLVTVSQLLGQTVPGEVYYGR from the coding sequence ATGAACAGCGTTCACTTTAGCCGTATCAGTACTTTTCTTGCTGCGTGCCTACTCGCCACGGGATGCATCACGGGATGCACCATTAGCACGCAGAACACTCCGGTCTCGGAAAGCGACTCCAGCACTTCTAGTTCGCAGAGTTCCCAAGATGTTGAGCTGACGGTGGATGCTGCGTCGGGAATGGTGTCTACGAATAGTCCGCAGTTGCCTATTCACGTGCAGTGGCCGGTGTTGGAGGGGCATGAGAAGCTCTCGGAGGCAATTGCGGTGTGGGCTGAGGGGGAGGCTCGCGAGTTTATTGGGGAGTATGGGCCACGTGAGGTGAATCCTTCGGAGTTGAATGGTTCGGGGGAGCAAGTGCGTGATGGTGATGTGGTTGCGTTGCGGTTGACGCTGGAGGAGTTTGGTGGGGCTAATGCGGCGTCGATGAGTCGTATGTTTTTTAGTTCGGGGGATCGGGTTTGGCAGGGTCCTGATGTGATTGCGCAGGATAGGCGTGTCGACGCTGCCCGCGCGGTTCTTCACCAGTTGGGTGACCGGGTGGCGTCTGGTGTGTCGGCGGATGAGGTTGCGGGGATTCCTCATTTGTTTGGGGATGTGCTGGTTGAGGGGGATGTGGTGCATGTGCGGTTGCCGCAGGCGAGTGTGTTGGCGTCGTCGGAGGGGATTGTGGAGGTTGATATTCCGTCGGCGGGGTTGTTGTCGGAGGATGGTCGTCGGTTGTTGCCGCCGGCGCCGGTTCCGCCCCCGATGCCACAGTTGCCGCAAGTGCAATCTAGAGGGGCAGAGCCAGTGGATTGTTCAGTTTTAAAATGTGTTGCGTTGACGTTTGATGATGGCCCTGGTCCTTATACGTCGCAGATTTTGGATACGTTGGATTCGCGTGGGGTAAAGGCGACGTTTTTTGAGATTGCGACGGCGATTCCGCGGTTCCCTGAGGTGGTGCGTCGGCAGGTGGCCTCGGGCATGGAAGTCGGTAGTCATACGGTGACGCATCGTCAGTTGCCGTTGTTGCCGTTGGCAGAGCAGCAGCAAGAGGCGGATGGTGCTAGTGATCGGTTGGTGGAGGCGGGTGCGCCGCGGCCGGTGATGATGCGTCCGCCGTATGGTGCGTGGAATCAGGATACGAAGCGTTTGGGTTATTCGTTGATTTTGTGGAATGTGGATTCTGAGGATTGGAAGAATCGGGATGCGCAGGTGACTACGAATAACATCATGGCTCAGGTGCGCCCGGGGTCGATTGTGTTGATGCATGATATTCATCCGTCGACGGCGGCGGCGTTGCCGGGGATTATTGATCGTTTGCAGGAACAGGGTTACACGCTGGTGACGGTGTCGCAGCTGTTGGGGCAGACTGTTCCTGGTGAGGTGTATTACGGTCGGTAA